Proteins encoded within one genomic window of Oncorhynchus tshawytscha isolate Ot180627B linkage group LG02, Otsh_v2.0, whole genome shotgun sequence:
- the LOC112266081 gene encoding neuroblast differentiation-associated protein AHNAK, with amino-acid sequence MEPKPGHRRRRSLSEGLMLDESEKGGLVISSIIGGSSGNHGLKEGDEIVGATINFDQLSKDDVLKILKLMDDNGFDEKVQVLTKNYLSKSMGTLDSIKAPEEMLKDSYNRLYNAKINRFMTDDSPGQPAGAGERGSHNGQVKGKGPGSLWDKHKVKDDLKLPVLNTDYPVVETPKVDAPTYLESPDLKFSAPKLKVPKLDVKGKVPDARGGELSLPNANISTSDLSLPHLNGSLNIDAPSVNLERPNLETDIDAIDVLEFDMSLPEVDLKCPDLDLKVIDPLSKVVGDINVPKAELNLPEEVVPGPTLNINAPMFDIERGKNVKIPKFKIPDLGLSGPRVNVPSLEVDTPNMRIPNKDMLGVNFKGPQRDLQTPDVNLKSPHLDLQAPDVSIMNMPSSKIRVWSSKKLKTPNLDVDDPSGYFELPKVRLSHTVPKGPNLDIDAVLKTPNMHLKTSLIGAPDLNDPDLDLPSVDLKGSKIDIELPDANIGIPSGKIKTLSLGMPDFNISGPRVRTPDLDLSAAEMCPLDVRLPDLSTPDIDIPSGKFKLQEPHAELKAPDFNVDASSGKLKMPKFGLSGLKRPDLGIDADVKTPKVSLKAPKIKGGLDAPDLNLPKVNLKAPKLEINTPDIDIDAPPEKFKMPKFKMPKFALSGPKGPEVGIDGDLDGPDLSLLSSKRPDLDVGSPSGKLKMPSLKVPDFGFSGPDVRGPDFEVKNPDLDLSAPKFKGGISPPDLDLPDRDLKGPKLDLNKPDVNLNMPSSKVKVPTLKKPKVDLNAPDLDINGPSGKLKMPKFGLSGKMSKSPKLNLKAPKMKGGIDFPDLNLPDADLKAPKLDVNAPDFDINAPSGKFKMPKFGLSGTMPKSPKLNLKAPKMKGELIFQT; translated from the exons ATGGAGCCTAAG CCTGGTCACCGGAGAAGAAGGAGCCTGTCTGAGGGGCTGATGCTGGATGAATCAGAAAAAGGAGGATTGGTCATCTCCAGCATTATCGGTGGCTCTTCTGGCAATCACGGGCTCAAAGAAG GAGATGAAATTGTGGGTGCCACGATCAACTTTGACCAACTTTCGAAAGACGATGTGTTGAAAATACTGAAGCTGATGGATGATAATGGATTTGATGAGAAGGTTCAAGTTCTAACGAAAAATTATTTGAGCAAGAGTATGGGGACCTTGGACAGCATCAAAGCACCAGAGGAG ATGCTGAAGGATTCATATAATAGACTCTACAATGCCAAAATAAATAGGTTCATGACAGATGACAGCCCTGGACAACCTGCAGGTGCTGGGGAAAGAGGCTCCCATAATGGACAGGTGAAGGGCAAGGGACCGGGATCTCTCTGGGACAAGCATAAAGTGAAAGATGACCTCAAACTCCCTGTCCTCAACACAGATTACCCAGTTGTGGAGACACCCAAAGTAGATGCTCCTACCTACCTAGAGTCTCCAGACCTCAAATTCTCTGCTCCAAAGTTAAAGGTGCCTAAACTTGATGTCAAAGGCAAGGTACCTGATGCTCGCGGTGGAGAACTTTCATTGCCTAATGCCAACATTAGTACATCAGATCTCTCCCTGCCTCATTTGAATGGGTCACTAAACATTGATGCTCCATCAGTTAACCTGGAAAGGCCAAATCTTGAAACTGATATAGATGCTATCGATGTTCTAGAATTTGATATGTCTTTGCCCGAAGTTGACCTCAAATGCCCTGATCTTGACCTGAAAGTTATAGATCCACTTTCCAAAGTTGTAGGAGATATCAATGTCCCAAAAGCAGAGCTCAATCTACCAGAGGAGGTTGTCCCTGGACCTACTTTAAATATCAATGCCCCAATGTTTGATATTGAAAGAGGCAAAAATGTTAAAATACCCAAATTTAAGATACCTGACTTGGGTCTCTCTGGACCCAGAGTAAATGTACCCAGCCTTGAGGTTGATACACCAAATATGAGGATCCCAAATAAAGATATGCTTGGAGTTAAttttaaaggtccccaaagaGACCTACAAACACCAGATGTTAATCTCAAAAGTCCTCATCTAGATCTGCAAGCCCCAGATGTCAGCATAATGAATATGCCATCAAGTAAAATCAGAGTCTGGTCCTCCAAAAAACTGAAAACCCCCAACCTTGATGTGGATGATCCCTCTGGTTATTTTGAATTGCCTAAGGTTAGGCTCTCTCACACAGTACCAAAAGGACCAAATTTAGACATTGATGCAGTTTTAAAGACACCAAACATGCATCTTAAAACCTCTTTGATTGGTGCTCCTGACCTGAATGACCCTGATCTAGATTTACCTTCAGTAGACCTTAAAGGTTCCAAAATAGATATAGAGTTACCAGATGCAAACATTGGTATCCCATCTGGGAAGATCAAAACACTAAGTCTTGGTATGCCTGACTTTAATATATCTGGACCAAGAGTTCGGACTCCAGACCTGGACCTCTCAGCGGCTGAGATGTGTCCATTAGACGTCCGTCTGCCTGACCTCAGTACTCCAGATATTGATATACCCTCAGGTAAATTCAAACTACAGGAACCACATGCAGAACTCAAAGCACCTGATTTCAATGTGGATGCCTCCTCTGGTAAACTGAAGATGCCCAAATTTGGGTTATCTGGCCTAAAAAGACCAGATCTGGGCATTGATGCTGATGTAAAAACACCAAAGGTAAGTCTCAAAGCTCCCAAGATAAAAGGTGGGCTTGATGCGCCTGACTTGAATTTACCCAAAGTCAACCTGAAAGCACCTAAATTAGAAATAAACACTCCAGATATTGACATTGATGCACCCCCAGAAAAATTCAAAATGCCAAAGTTTAAGATGCCTAAATTTGCCCTTTCGGGCCCTAAAGGGCCTGAGGTTGGCATTGATGGAGACTTGGATGGACCAGATCTGAGCTTATTATCTTCCAAACGACCAGACTTGGATGTTGGTAGCCCATCTGGAAAATTAAAGATGCCAAGTTTAAAGGTGCCAGACTTTGGCTTCTCAGGGCCAGATGTACGAGGGCCTGACTTTGAGGTAAAGAATCCAGACTTGGATCTTTCAGCCCCCAAGTTTAAAGGGGGAATTAGTCCCCCAGATTTGGATCTGCCAGATAGAGACCTCAAAGGCCCCAAATTAGACCTCAATAAACCAGATGTAAACCTTAATATGCCCTCAAGTAAAGTCAAAGTACCTACATTGAAGAAACCAAAGGTTGATCTGAATGCTCCTGATCTGGACATTAACGGCCCCTCTGGTAAACTGAAAATGCCCAAATTTGGGCTGTCTGGTAAAATGTCAAAATCTCCCAAATTAAATCTTAAAGCTCCAAAGATGAAGGGGGGAATTGATTTTCCAGACCTGAATTTACCAGATGCTGACCTCAAAGCCCCTAAACTAGATGTGAATGCTCCAGATTTCGACATCAATGCACCCTCAGGGAAATTCAAGATGCCTAAATTTGGGCTGTCTGGTACAATGCCAAAATCTCCCAAATTAAATCTTAAAGCTCCAAAGATGAAGGGGGAATTGATTTTCCAGACCTGA
- the LOC112265230 gene encoding neuroblast differentiation-associated protein AHNAK yields MPKFGLSGTMPKSPKLNLKAPKIKGGIDFPDLNLPDADLKAPKLDVNAPDLDINAPSGKFKMPKFGLSGTMPKSPKLNLKAPKMKGGIDFPDLNFPDADLKAPKLDVNAPDLNINAPSGIFKMPKFGLSGTMPKSPKLNLKAPKMKGGIDFPDLNLPDADLKAPKLDVNAPDFDINAPSGKFKMPKFGLSGTMPKSPKLNLKAPKMKGGIDFPDLNLPDADLKAPKLDVNAPDFDINAPSGKFKMPKFGLSGTMPKSPKLNLKAPKIKGGIDFPDLNLPDADLKAPKLDVNAPDLDINAPSGKFKMPKFGLSGTMPKSPKLNLKAPKIKGGIDFPDLNFPDADLKAPKLDVNAPDLNINAPSGIFKMPKFGLSGTMPKSPKLNLKAPKMKGGIDFPDLNLPDADLKAPKLDVNAPDFDINAPSGKFKMPKFGLSGTMPKSPKLNLKAPKMKGGIDFPDLNFPDADLKAPKLDVNAPDFDINAPSGKFKMPKFGLSGTMPKSPKLNLKAPKMKGGIDFPDLNLPDADLKAPKLDVNAPDLNINAPSGKFKMPKFGLSGTMPKSPKLNLKAPKMKGGIDFPGLNLPDADLKAPKLDVNAPDLDINAPSGKFKVPKFRGLKGPDVDINGAIEGPDVNLSSPKFKGPKADLNLPDTDIDSPSGKLKMPTFKMPDLGFSGPKMKGPDLNLSAPKFKGGISPPDLDLPHVDLKGPKLDLNAPDVNFNMPSGKVNVPTLKKPKVDLNAPDLDINGPSGKLKMPKVGLSGKMPKSTKLNFKAPKIKGGIGSPDMHLPDADLKAPKLDVNPPDLDINASSGKLKMPKFKMPKFRGLKRPDVDIDGDLEGPDIDINTPTANLKGPKTGLKMPDLKMPDFGLSGPNVVYDLPNIDLSAPKLKGGISPPDLRLPKGHIRGPKLDLNAPDMPSGRFRVPTIERPNDSIKAPDLDINTPSFKMPKMPKFVLSSPKRPDHDISADIGFKLSNMKGGIGSRHLDLPTVDLDAPKIDVDTPDMNIDSPSGKFKMPHVKMPKFGLSGLKGPDPGIDGDIDGPDLSLSAPKVNTGIGSPDLDINVPSGNLKGPQADLNLPDSDIAIQSEKFKLPSFKLPQFGSPNLRAGTHMDFMKTNDISPPKVKVNLKAPDLKVSHPDVSLSIPKADTRSPEYKVASHSKRRSDIPGGAHIKVQAEDIDTEVTLPHTDRKSRKVKGRASYPIADIDLPKVEYEASGLELRGSDLHDPTGKLKMPKSKTSKLGSHTRIPDLDIDSSPASINASVPKLPPPGYGVEVSQPDLNLSRTDLKGNKHHRKAPAGETGRTKRSPKQSEIGTSMPNFTHGSNPKMSEDQEGYFVTVFPKHLKGDVPDGTGSLKNHHKEESNRRSHTLRSLDFSASNVDLEVPEDENLKGSTFWLSKLI; encoded by the coding sequence ATGCCTAAATTTGGGCTGTCTGGTACAATGCCAAAATCTCCCAAATTAAATCTTAAAGCTCCAAAGATAAAGGGGGGAATTGATTTTCCAGACCTGAATTTACCAGATGCTGACCTCAAAGCCCCTAAACTAGATGTGAATGCTCCAGATCTCGACATCAATGCACCCTCAGGGAAATTCAAGATGCCTAAATTTGGGCTGTCTGGTACAATGCCAAAATCTCCCAAATTAAATCTTAAAGCTCCAAAGATGAAGGGGGGAATTGATTTTCCAGACCTGAATTTCCCAGATGCTGACCTCAAAGCCCCTAAACTAGATGTGAATGCTCCAGATCTCAACATCAATGCACCCTCAGGGATATTCAAGATGCCTAAATTTGGGCTGTCTGGTACAATGCCAAAATCTCCCAAATTAAATCTTAAAGCTCCAAAGATGAAGGGGGGAATTGATTTTCCAGACCTGAATTTACCAGATGCTGACCTCAAAGCCCCTAAACTAGATGTGAATGCTCCAGATTTCGACATCAATGCACCCTCAGGGAAATTCAAGATGCCTAAATTTGGGCTGTCTGGTACAATGCCAAAATCTCCCAAATTAAATCTTAAAGCTCCAAAAATGAAGGGGGGAATTGATTTTCCAGACCTGAATTTACCAGATGCTGACCTCAAAGCCCCTAAACTAGATGTGAATGCTCCAGATTTCGACATCAATGCACCCTCAGGGAAATTCAAGATGCCTAAATTTGGGCTGTCTGGTACAATGCCAAAATCTCCCAAATTAAATCTTAAAGCTCCAAAGATAAAGGGGGGAATTGATTTTCCAGACCTGAATTTACCAGATGCTGACCTCAAAGCCCCTAAACTAGATGTGAATGCTCCAGATCTCGACATCAATGCACCCTCAGGGAAATTCAAGATGCCTAAATTTGGGCTGTCTGGTACAATGCCAAAATCTCCCAAATTAAATCTTAAAGCTCCAAAGATAAAGGGGGGAATTGATTTTCCAGACCTGAATTTCCCAGATGCTGACCTCAAAGCCCCTAAACTAGATGTGAATGCTCCAGATCTCAACATCAATGCACCCTCAGGGATATTCAAGATGCCTAAATTTGGGCTGTCTGGTACAATGCCAAAATCTCCCAAATTAAATCTTAAAGCTCCAAAGATGAAGGGGGGAATTGATTTTCCAGACCTGAATTTACCAGATGCTGACCTCAAAGCCCCTAAACTAGATGTGAATGCTCCAGATTTCGACATCAATGCACCCTCAGGGAAATTCAAGATGCCTAAATTTGGGCTGTCTGGTACAATGCCAAAATCTCCCAAATTAAATCTTAAAGCTCCAAAAATGAAGGGGGGAATTGATTTTCCAGACCTGAATTTCCCAGATGCTGACCTCAAAGCCCCTAAACTAGATGTGAATGCTCCAGATTTCGACATCAATGCACCCTCGGGGAAATTCAAGATGCCTAAATTTGGGCTGTCTGGTACAATGCCAAAATCTCCCAAATTAAATCTTAAAGCTCCAAAGATGAAGGGGGGAATTGATTTTCCAGACCTGAATTTACCAGATGCTGACCTCAAAGCCCCTAAACTAGATGTGAATGCTCCAGATCTCAACATCAATGCACCCTCAGGGAAATTCAAGATGCCTAAATTTGGGCTGTCTGGTACAATGCCAAAATCTCCCAAATTAAATCTTAAAGCTCCAAAGATGAAGGGGGGAATTGATTTCCCAGGCCTGAATTTACCAGATGCTGACCTCAAAGCCCCTAAACTAGATGTGAATGCTCCAGATCTCGACATCAATGCACCCTCAGGGAAATTCAAGGTGCCTAAATTCAGAGGCCTAAAGGGACCAGATGTTGACATTAATGGCGCTATAGAGGGACCAGATGTGAACTTGTCATCTCCCAAATTTAAGGGTCCCAAAGCAGACCTAAACCTTCCAGACACTGATATTGACAGTCCATCAGGAAAACTCAAAATGCCAACTTTCAAGATGCCAGATTTAGGATTCTCTGGACCAAAAATGAAGGGGCCTGACTTAAATCTTTCAGCCCCCAAGTTTAAAGGGGGAATAAGTCCCCCAGATTTGGATCTGCCACATGTAGATCTCAAAGGCCCCAAATTAGACCTCAATGCACCAGATGTAAACTTTAATATGCCCTCAGGTAAAGTCAATGTACCTACATTGAAGAAACCAAAGGTTGATCTGAATGCTCCTGATCTGGACATTAACGGCCCCTCTGGTAAACTGAAAATGCCCAAAGTTGGGCTGTCTGGTAAAATGCCAAAATCCACAAAACTGAATTTCAAAGCCCCAAAGATAAAGGGGGGAATTGGTTCCCCAGACATGCATTTACCAGATGCTGACCTCAAAGCCCCTAAACTAGATGTGAATCCCCCAGATCTTGACATAAATGCATCTTCTGGGAAATTAAAAATGCCCAAATTTAAAATGCCTAAATTCAGGGGCCTAAAGAGACCAGATGTTGACATTGATGGAGACTTAGAGGGCCCAGATATTGATATCAATACCCCCACAGCTAACCTCAAAGGTCCCAAAACAGGTCTAAAAATGCCTGATTTGAAAATGCCTGATTTTGGactatctggcccaaatgtagtTTATGATTTACCCAATATTGACCTCTCAGCACCAAAGCTAAAAGGGGGAATCAGTCCCCCAGATTTGAGACTACCTAAGGGTCATATCAGAGGGCCCAAACTAGACCTCAATGCTCCAGATATGCCCTCAGGTAGATTCAGAGTTCCAACCATAGAGAGGCCAAATGATAGCATCAAAGCCCCTGATTTGGACATCAACACTCCTTCATTCAAAATGCCCAAAATGCCTAAATTTGTGTTGTCTAGTCCAAAAAGACCAGATCATGACATCAGTGCTGACATAGGTTTTAAATTGTCAAATATGAAAGGTGGAATTGGTTCACGACACCTGGACCTACCTACAGTTGACCTAGACGCCCCTAAGATAGATGTAGACACTCCAGATATGAACATTGATTCACCCTCTGGGAAATTCAAAATGCCCCACGTCAAAATGCCTAAATTCGGCCTTTCTGGCTTGAAAGGTCCAGATCCTGGAATAGATGGAGACATTGATGGACCGGACCTGAGTTTGTCAGCCCCGAAAGTAAACACAGGGATCGGTAGTCCAGATTTAGACATAAATGTTCCCTCTGGTAATCTCAAAGGCCCCCAAGCTGATCTCAATTTGCCAGACAGTGACATTGCTATACAATCTGAAAAATTCAAACTGCCATCCTTTAAATTGCCTCAGTTTGGAAGTCCCAATCTAAGGGCAGGTACACATATGGACTTTATGAAAACAAATGACATTTCTCCTCCAAAGGTTAAAGTGAATCTAAAAGCGCCAGACTTGAAAGTTAGTCACCCAGATGTCAGCCTGAGCATACCCAAAGCTGATACCAGAAGCCCAGAATACAAAGTGGCATCTCATAGTAAACGCAGATCTGATATCCCAGGTGGAGCACATATAAAAGTGCAAGCAGAAGACATAGATACAGAAGTGACACTGCCACACACTGATAGGAAGTCTAGGAAGGTCAAAGGAAGGGCCAGTTATCCCATTGCAGATATTGATTTGCCAAAAGTTGAGTATGAAGCGTCTGGTTTGGAACTGAGAGGTTCAGACCTTCATGATCCCACAGGGAAATTAAAAATGCCCAAATCCAAGACTTCTAAATTGGGTAGTCATACAAGAATACCAGACCTTGATATAGACTCAAGTCCTGCCAGTATTAACGCCTCAGTTCCTAAACTCCCACCCCCAGGGTATGGAGTAGAGGTTTCACAGCCAGATTTAAATTTGAGTAGAACTGACCTCAAGGGCAATAAACATCATAGGAAAGCCCCAGCTGGTGAAACTGGCAGAACAAAAAGGAGTCCAAAACAGTCTGAAATTGGAACTTCCATGCCAAATTTTACTCATGGTTCAAACCCCAAAATGTCTGAAGATCAAGAAGGATATTTTGTCACTGTATTTCCCAAACATCTCAAAGGGGATGTACCAGACGGAACTGGGAGCCTGAAAAATCATCACAAGGAAGAGTCAAACCGTAGATCTCATACACTCAGAAGTCTCGACTTCAGTGCATCAAATGTGGACCTTGAAGTTCCAGAAGATGAGAACTTAAAAGGGTCAACATTCTGGCTTTCAAAGCTTATATAG